In the genome of Cryptosporangium minutisporangium, the window GAAGATCGTGATCCCGCGGTCGCGTTCCTGCGGGTCGAAGTCGGTGACGGTGGTGCCGTCGTGCACCTCGCCCCGTTTGTACGTGGTGCCGGTCGCATAGAGGATCCGTTCGGTGGTGGTGGTCTTGCCGGCATCGACGTGGGCGAGAATGCCCAGGTTGCGGACGCGGGCGAGAACTTCGGTGGTGCGTACGGTGCGCATGGCCTTCCGGCCCTCTTTCTGGTCGACCCTTCACGGGTTGGACTTCCAGAACTGCGCAATGCGGACGCCCGGCAGCGGCGCTGCTGGGGGAACGTCCGTACGTCCGGCGTCAGCCGCGCGGCTGGGACACCGGGTTCACCGAAGACACCAGGATCACATCGAACTGCGATCGGAGAATGGCGACAAAGGTGCGGTAACGCATGGCCGACTCCCCTCGTTCGTCCTGGTTGGGCGGTTCCGCTCTCGGAACCCGTGCCGACACTAGGGTGGCCGTTGATCCGGGCCAACTCATTTGTCCGATCGGCGTCTTCCCGTTCGTCGGTTAACCGAGCCGTCCCGCATCCGGCGGGCCGCGCATCGAGGAGGTAGACATGCCACCCGACCTGCATCCCGCCGCGGTCGTACTGGCCGATCTCGTCCGGGACGTCCGCGACGACCAGTTGACCGCGGTGACCCCGTGCGGCGGAATCCCGGTCGGCGAGCTGCTCGACCACGTCGACATGTTCGCGACCGCGTTCGCCGCCGCAGCGGCCAAGTCGGGGAGCCCGAGCCCGCCGCCGACCCCGGACGCGTCCCGCCTCGGCCCCGACTGGCGCGAGCGGATCCCCGACCGGGTCACGGCGCTCGCCGATGCGTGGTCCTCCCCCTCGGCGTGGAGCGGTGACACCAGCGCCGGTGGCCTTCCGATGGCCGCCGAGGAGGCCGGCGCCATCGCACTGAACGAGGTGTTGGTCCACGGCTGGGACCTGGCAGTAGCCCTGGGTCGGCGCTACCCGGGCGACGATCCGGAGCTAGCCCAGAGCGTGCGGACGGCCCACGCCTGGGCGAGCGCGATCGCCCAGGCGAGTCCGGACGGGACGCCGGGCTTGTTCGGACCACCGGTGCGGGTGGCATCTGACGCGCCGGTGTTCGACCGCCTCATCGCCGCAACGGGTCGGGTCCCTCGCTGAGATGCGGTCCGCGGCCCGTGCCCGACACGGCCCTGCCCGACACGGCCCTGCCCGACACGGCCCTGCCCGACACGGCCCTGCCCGACACGGCCCCGCCCGGCGCGGCCCTTGCCCGACACGGGCCTGCGGGGCGGAGCGCATGGCTCTGCTCTGTCTAGCGTGGCCTGTCCTTGCCCGGCGGGCCTGAGACGCACGCCAGCCCTGCGCGGACCAGCCCGCTCGGACCTGCGGTCGCTATTGGCGCCGCGCGCCGCAGCGCTGCACAGCGCGGGCCGACGCAGCGCCGCACCGCTGGCTCAGCGGCGCACTGTCAAC includes:
- a CDS encoding TIGR03086 family metal-binding protein, which produces MPPDLHPAAVVLADLVRDVRDDQLTAVTPCGGIPVGELLDHVDMFATAFAAAAAKSGSPSPPPTPDASRLGPDWRERIPDRVTALADAWSSPSAWSGDTSAGGLPMAAEEAGAIALNEVLVHGWDLAVALGRRYPGDDPELAQSVRTAHAWASAIAQASPDGTPGLFGPPVRVASDAPVFDRLIAATGRVPR